A stretch of Lathyrus oleraceus cultivar Zhongwan6 chromosome 6, CAAS_Psat_ZW6_1.0, whole genome shotgun sequence DNA encodes these proteins:
- the LOC127094065 gene encoding uncharacterized mitochondrial protein AtMg00810-like yields the protein MKKQGYIQGQADCTLFTKFSHDGKVVVLIVYVDDIVLTGDDTVEMARVKEKLAVDFEIKDLGFMRYFLGMEIARSKNGIVVSQQKYIIDLLKETGMSGCRPADTPMDPNAKLWGEGNVSVDTGRYQRLVGKLIYLSHTRPDIAFSVSVVSRFMHSPFEEHLEAVYRILRYLKGNPGKGLFFKKTSEKNVSIFTDADWAGSVTDRRSTSGYCTYVWGNLVTWKSKKQGVVARSSAVGRV from the coding sequence ATGAAGAAACAAGGGTACATCCAAGGACAGGCTGACTGCACCTTGTTCACAAAATTCTCCCACGATGGGAAAGTTGTTGTCCtgattgtttatgttgatgatattgtcctTACTGGAGACGATACAGTGGAAATGGCAAGAGTAAAAGAGAAATTGGCAGTAGACTTTGAAATCAAGGATCTGGGATTCATGAGATATTTTCTAGGTATGGAGATTGCTCGGTCAAAAAATGGTATTGTGGTTTCACAGCAGAAATACATTATAGACTTGTTGAAAGAAACAGGAATGAGTGGATGTCGTCCTGCAGATACCCCTATGGATCCTAATGCTAAACTTTGGGGAGAAGGCAATGTTTCTGTTGATACTGGGAGATATCAGAGATTGGTTGGGAAATTGATTTATTTGTCACACACCCGACCTGATATTGCTTTCTCAGTTAGTGTAGTGAGTCGGTTTATGCATTCTCCTTTCGAGGAACATCTTGAGGCAGTATATAGGATACTGAGATATTTGAAGGGAAATCCTGGAAAAGGATTATTTTTTAAGAAGACTAGTGAAAAAAATGTGTCTATCTTCACTGATGCCGATTGGGCAGGTTCAGTCACAGATAGAAGATCAACATCTGGATATTGTACCTATGTTTGGGGTAATCTTGTGACATGgaagagcaagaaacaaggagttGTAGCAAGGAGTAGTGCAGTAGGCCGAGTTTAG